One window of the Bacteroidales bacterium genome contains the following:
- a CDS encoding pirin family protein gives MANTVLHKSSSRGHANHGWLNSYHTFSFANYYNPERVHFGTLRVLNDDQVSAGMGFDTHPHDNMEIISIPLEGDLEHRDSMGNIAVIKKGDVQVMSAGSGITHSEYNKNKDKLVQFLQIWIFPNKKNVTPRYDQITLHESDRKNRFQQILSPNANDEGVWIYQDAWFHLGHLDKGVSDSYRVKKIGNGVYAFIISGDTTINQIKLNKRDGLGVWDTEILTITADSDSEILLMEVPMST, from the coding sequence ATGGCAAATACCGTTTTACACAAGTCATCTTCGAGGGGTCATGCCAACCATGGATGGCTCAATAGCTACCATACTTTTAGCTTTGCTAATTACTACAATCCCGAAAGAGTCCACTTTGGGACATTACGGGTTTTAAATGACGATCAGGTAAGTGCTGGAATGGGGTTCGATACGCATCCGCATGATAATATGGAGATCATCAGCATTCCCTTAGAAGGCGATTTGGAACATCGGGATAGCATGGGAAATATCGCTGTTATTAAAAAGGGAGATGTCCAGGTGATGAGCGCTGGTTCAGGTATTACCCATAGCGAATACAACAAGAATAAGGATAAACTTGTACAATTCTTGCAGATTTGGATTTTCCCCAACAAAAAGAACGTTACTCCCCGATACGATCAGATTACATTACACGAATCGGACAGGAAAAATAGATTTCAACAAATACTTTCTCCCAATGCCAACGATGAGGGTGTTTGGATATATCAGGATGCATGGTTTCATTTAGGCCATTTGGATAAAGGAGTCTCGGATAGCTACAGAGTCAAAAAAATTGGAAATGGGGTGTATGCATTTATCATCAGCGGTGATACAACGATCAATCAAATTAAGTTGAATAAACGCGATGGGTTAGGGGTTTGGGATACTGAAATATTAACTATCACCGCCGATAGCGATTCGGAAATTCTCTTAATGGAAGTGCCAATGAGTACGTAA
- a CDS encoding radical SAM protein, with product MKKSKYCYFFEEGDELIAYSALCNEFEEFHINQKGKIDDILKFPDEIITNNDNIIYKKLADKLFIIPDYIDEYKQMVEMHRKTIYRQDKIMFTICPTMACNLRCKYCYEAHAELSESTISREVIDNIKKHIESKIEHLKECTISWFGGEPLYCPEIIEEISTFCIDLCEKNKVQYTSGMTSNFALATKEVTSILTKSKIHNVQVTLDGYKENHDLFRVTKNNKGTWDLLVKNILYYLNFDKSNSIILRVHFPNTANEIYLNNTLRDLQVFDKELRNRIGVYPHAVFSSCTDTWDNNDNSTNKKKVETKVSSVVFNKLLEKFRKEVFQLGFQSNVFNIKPYNCEADLDYFWTVRPDGYLSKCTVALEKERAQAVINKTGIKILNNKILDFHQKDHSMYLYKECSECSYLLFCWRGCAYSLAEEKEHPKDIERKCGIKHNNWMMERQIDNIRYKYLQQKRNLLNHEN from the coding sequence ATGAAAAAATCAAAGTATTGTTATTTTTTTGAAGAGGGTGATGAACTAATTGCATATTCGGCTCTATGTAACGAATTTGAAGAATTTCACATAAATCAAAAAGGAAAAATCGATGATATTCTTAAGTTTCCTGATGAGATAATTACCAACAACGATAATATCATCTATAAAAAATTAGCGGATAAACTTTTTATAATCCCTGACTATATAGATGAATATAAGCAAATGGTGGAAATGCATCGAAAGACAATTTATAGACAAGATAAAATAATGTTTACAATTTGCCCAACAATGGCGTGCAATTTAAGATGTAAATATTGTTATGAGGCTCATGCAGAATTATCCGAATCCACCATTTCACGTGAGGTTATTGACAACATTAAGAAACATATTGAATCAAAAATTGAGCATTTGAAAGAATGCACTATTTCATGGTTTGGTGGTGAACCTTTATATTGCCCTGAGATAATTGAAGAAATAAGTACATTTTGTATTGATCTTTGTGAAAAGAATAAAGTACAGTATACTAGTGGTATGACTTCAAATTTTGCCTTAGCTACCAAGGAGGTAACTTCAATACTCACAAAATCAAAAATTCATAATGTACAAGTAACGCTTGACGGCTATAAAGAGAATCATGATTTATTCAGGGTAACTAAAAATAATAAGGGAACTTGGGATTTGTTAGTTAAAAATATTTTATACTATCTCAATTTTGACAAGAGTAACAGCATAATTCTTAGAGTACACTTCCCTAATACTGCTAATGAAATATACTTGAATAATACATTAAGAGATTTGCAGGTTTTCGATAAAGAATTGCGCAATCGGATTGGTGTTTACCCTCATGCCGTTTTTAGCAGTTGTACAGATACATGGGACAACAATGATAATAGTACAAATAAAAAGAAAGTTGAGACTAAAGTATCGTCTGTTGTATTTAATAAGTTGCTAGAGAAATTTAGAAAAGAAGTTTTTCAATTAGGATTTCAATCCAACGTTTTCAATATTAAACCCTACAATTGTGAGGCGGATTTAGATTATTTCTGGACAGTGCGCCCTGATGGTTATCTTTCAAAATGTACCGTTGCACTTGAAAAGGAACGTGCACAAGCCGTTATTAATAAAACAGGTATAAAAATACTGAATAATAAAATATTGGATTTTCATCAAAAAGACCATTCCATGTACTTATATAAGGAATGTTCAGAATGTAGTTATTTGCTATTTTGTTGGAGAGGATGTGCTTATTCACTTGCTGAAGAAAAAGAGCATCCTAAAGATATTGAGCGAAAATGTGGTATAAAGCACAATAACTGGATGATGGAAAGGCAAATAGATAATATCAGATATAAATATTTACAGCAAAAAAGAAATTTATTAAATCATGAGAATTGA
- a CDS encoding DUF202 domain-containing protein produces MVNENPYLNELNKKTDDELFDIIANTDESEDPFMHEAAISIALERELITEYQAKHLLEGNIAVLEYNPENIDNQELEKEAQESHEKSKEKNNVRFGLSLMGGGALLILYFYNGGLIFPVKTLIIGITSMFVGIVLLIIGLIEKNRRKNNTEENID; encoded by the coding sequence ATGGTAAACGAAAATCCATATTTGAACGAATTGAATAAGAAAACCGATGATGAATTATTCGATATTATAGCAAATACAGATGAATCCGAGGATCCATTTATGCATGAAGCGGCTATAAGCATTGCATTAGAACGTGAATTAATTACTGAATATCAAGCAAAACATCTACTTGAAGGAAATATTGCAGTATTAGAGTACAATCCTGAAAATATTGATAACCAGGAATTAGAAAAGGAAGCACAGGAAAGTCATGAAAAATCTAAGGAGAAGAATAATGTAAGATTTGGGTTATCATTAATGGGAGGAGGGGCACTTCTTATATTGTATTTTTATAACGGTGGATTGATATTTCCTGTTAAAACGCTAATAATTGGAATAACTTCCATGTTTGTGGGAATAGTTCTTTTAATTATTGGTCTTATTGAAAAGAATAGAAGAAAAAACAATACCGAAGAGAACATTGACTGA
- a CDS encoding ABC transporter ATP-binding protein has product MNYNLHQASNKTEQKKSNLASLRKLIALIGEERRNLTIAFIAILINAGFSLLGPYLIGHTIDKYIQTKQFHGVLVFASILLSVYIVAFALNYIQMRMMGGIGQRMLFSLRNAVFNKLQELPVDFFNQNQSGDLISRINNDTDKVNQFFSQSLMQFIGSLIIMIGAGIFLLSINLPLGIAALSPALMMWFVTKSISPWVKSRNAASMKTTGTLSAEVQESLANFKVIIAFNRRDYFRKRFEKVNKENYAQSIQTGFANTVFMPIYTLAANIGQMIVLSFGIYLITKGLFTLGLLISFIAYINNFYNPLRQLATLWASFQVALAGWDRISLLLSFENNLDIVEDVKNEESKSYLTFRDVSFQYPNGKEVLYEVNFDLEQGKTYAFVGPTGGGKTTIASLIARLYDTTKGSILLDGKDIRSYKPEERSHKIGFILQDPFMFSGTVRDNILYGNVEYKNLSNKQLAEVISEAGLAGLLERFDQGLDTKVQTTGDGISLGQKQLIAFMRAVLRKPELLILDEATANIDTITEQLLDEILRKLPSSTTRVIIAHRLNTIENADEIFFVNTGNVILAGSFKDAVNLLLNEKIES; this is encoded by the coding sequence ATGAACTATAACCTACACCAAGCATCAAATAAAACGGAGCAAAAGAAATCGAACCTTGCATCGCTCCGAAAATTGATTGCTCTTATTGGTGAAGAGCGTCGCAACTTAACTATAGCCTTTATTGCTATTCTTATCAATGCTGGATTCAGTTTGCTTGGGCCATACCTAATTGGACATACTATCGACAAATATATTCAAACCAAACAGTTCCATGGAGTACTGGTGTTTGCCTCAATTCTATTATCAGTTTACATAGTTGCTTTTGCTTTAAACTATATTCAAATGCGTATGATGGGAGGCATCGGGCAACGTATGCTATTCAGCTTGCGTAACGCAGTGTTTAACAAACTCCAAGAACTTCCAGTTGATTTTTTTAATCAAAACCAGAGCGGCGATCTTATATCTCGTATTAATAATGATACCGATAAGGTAAACCAATTTTTCTCACAATCATTAATGCAATTTATTGGAAGTCTTATTATAATGATTGGGGCAGGGATTTTTCTACTAAGCATAAATCTCCCCTTAGGTATTGCAGCATTATCGCCAGCATTAATGATGTGGTTCGTTACCAAGAGTATTTCGCCCTGGGTAAAAAGCCGAAATGCGGCCAGCATGAAAACAACCGGGACTCTTAGCGCAGAGGTGCAGGAGAGTCTCGCAAATTTTAAGGTAATTATCGCTTTCAATCGTCGCGATTATTTCCGTAAACGTTTCGAAAAGGTTAATAAAGAAAATTATGCACAGTCGATTCAAACAGGTTTTGCCAATACTGTTTTTATGCCTATATATACTTTGGCTGCTAATATTGGTCAGATGATTGTGCTTTCTTTTGGGATTTATTTAATTACAAAAGGACTATTTACCCTTGGTCTGCTTATTAGTTTTATTGCTTATATAAATAATTTTTACAACCCATTACGTCAATTAGCAACTTTGTGGGCCAGTTTTCAGGTAGCCTTGGCCGGCTGGGATCGAATTTCACTGCTATTATCATTCGAAAACAATTTAGATATCGTGGAAGATGTTAAAAACGAGGAGAGTAAATCATACCTAACTTTTCGAGATGTATCATTTCAATATCCAAATGGTAAAGAGGTATTGTATGAAGTAAATTTCGATTTGGAACAAGGGAAAACCTATGCGTTTGTAGGCCCTACAGGTGGGGGTAAAACTACCATAGCATCACTTATTGCAAGATTATATGATACCACAAAGGGCTCTATCCTTCTTGATGGCAAAGATATACGATCATATAAACCCGAAGAACGTAGTCATAAGATTGGATTTATTCTTCAGGACCCTTTTATGTTTTCAGGAACTGTGCGTGATAATATTCTATACGGAAATGTCGAATACAAAAATCTCTCTAACAAACAGTTGGCAGAAGTTATTTCAGAAGCTGGACTGGCGGGCTTATTGGAACGTTTCGATCAAGGGCTTGATACAAAGGTTCAAACTACTGGAGATGGTATCAGTCTAGGACAAAAACAGCTAATCGCATTCATGCGAGCTGTACTTCGAAAACCAGAATTACTTATTCTTGATGAAGCCACTGCAAATATCGACACTATTACAGAACAATTGCTTGACGAAATACTAAGGAAACTTCCATCATCGACCACCCGGGTAATAATTGCCCACCGCTTAAACACCATTGAAAATGCAGATGAGATTTTCTTTGTCAATACAGGCAATGTTATTCTAGCAGGTTCATTCAAGGATGCCGTTAACCTACTTCTAAATGAAAAAATAGAAAGCTAA
- a CDS encoding ABC transporter ATP-binding protein: MNKPTSQPTKGKNLKPSIFSLLKPYSGMVSILIAMALISNGINMLIPKIIARGIDAFSSKSYNMETVILEFLVAAVAIFIIVFLQNIIQIYTSERVARNLRTQLSEKISRQSYTYILSSNPSKLLTNLTSDIDSIKTFVSQAFVVIVSSIFVIVGTCILLILINWKLALAVILIVPIIGGTFYIVLKKVRVLYKRSREIIDSLNKIINESILGSALIRVLNSQQPESMRFLETNMESRNLGLSILRLFATLVPVIQFVANLSLVTILVMGGHFVMVGSMSLGDFAAFYSYIMLLIFPILMIGFMSNIIAQASASYMRVYEVLKAPEEVETGTINSDIKGDIELKNVSLFYKEKPILKDVSFSIKTGSRTAILGPTAAGKSQLLYLLTNLISPSSGSIEFDGINMDKYTKELFHSQIGFVFQDSVIFNMSLRENIAFNDRVTNESLEKAIATAELTDFIESLPQKLDTIVSERGTSLSGGQKQRIMLARALAINPKILLLDDFTSRVDRTTENKILCNLENNYPDLTLVSITQKIASVKNFEQIILLMEGEVIATGTHEELKKSSPEYIQIYSSQRSTHHYEL; this comes from the coding sequence ATGAACAAACCTACCTCTCAACCTACAAAAGGCAAAAATCTTAAACCCAGTATATTCAGCTTGCTGAAACCATATTCTGGAATGGTATCGATACTGATTGCCATGGCGTTAATTAGCAACGGAATTAACATGTTGATTCCGAAAATTATTGCTCGTGGTATCGATGCTTTTTCATCAAAGAGCTATAATATGGAAACTGTGATTCTTGAGTTTCTGGTGGCTGCTGTTGCAATATTTATAATCGTTTTTTTGCAAAACATTATTCAAATTTATACCTCGGAGCGAGTTGCTAGAAATTTGCGAACACAGCTATCCGAAAAAATTTCACGCCAGAGTTATACGTATATTCTTAGTTCGAACCCATCTAAACTTTTAACGAACCTCACATCGGATATTGATTCAATAAAAACGTTTGTTTCCCAGGCTTTTGTCGTTATTGTTTCATCAATCTTTGTAATTGTGGGCACATGTATTTTGCTTATTCTTATCAACTGGAAGTTGGCATTAGCGGTTATTCTAATTGTACCAATTATTGGCGGAACCTTTTATATTGTACTAAAGAAGGTGAGAGTGCTTTATAAACGAAGTAGGGAGATTATTGACTCGCTTAACAAGATAATTAACGAAAGTATTTTAGGTTCCGCATTAATACGGGTGCTAAACTCGCAACAACCAGAGAGCATGAGATTTCTGGAGACAAATATGGAATCTCGTAATTTGGGATTATCCATTCTACGCTTATTTGCCACATTAGTCCCGGTAATTCAGTTTGTAGCCAATCTGTCTTTGGTTACAATACTGGTTATGGGTGGACATTTTGTAATGGTTGGTAGTATGTCATTAGGAGATTTTGCTGCATTCTACAGTTATATTATGCTATTAATTTTCCCTATTCTAATGATTGGTTTTATGAGTAATATCATTGCTCAAGCTTCGGCCTCCTATATGAGGGTATACGAGGTTCTTAAAGCACCCGAAGAAGTTGAAACTGGAACTATTAATAGCGATATAAAGGGTGATATTGAGCTTAAAAACGTTTCATTGTTTTATAAGGAAAAACCTATATTGAAGGATGTTTCATTTTCGATAAAAACAGGAAGCAGAACCGCCATATTAGGACCCACAGCAGCAGGCAAAAGTCAACTGCTATATTTACTTACAAATCTTATTTCTCCTAGTTCAGGCTCAATAGAATTTGATGGTATAAATATGGATAAGTATACAAAGGAACTATTCCACAGTCAAATTGGTTTTGTTTTTCAGGATAGCGTGATTTTTAACATGAGCCTTCGTGAAAATATTGCTTTCAACGATAGGGTAACAAACGAGTCATTGGAGAAAGCCATTGCCACTGCCGAACTAACAGACTTTATTGAATCGCTCCCTCAAAAGCTTGATACAATTGTATCGGAGCGCGGTACCAGCCTTTCTGGTGGACAAAAGCAGCGTATCATGTTGGCACGTGCGCTTGCTATAAATCCTAAAATTCTTTTACTCGACGATTTTACCTCACGCGTTGATAGAACCACAGAAAATAAAATTCTTTGTAACCTTGAAAATAATTACCCGGATTTGACCCTTGTATCAATTACTCAAAAAATTGCATCGGTAAAGAATTTCGAACAAATCATTCTTTTAATGGAGGGTGAAGTTATTGCAACTGGTACGCACGAGGAGTTAAAGAAGAGTTCGCCTGAATATATTCAAATTTATAGCTCACAACGAAGCACACATCACTATGAACTATAA
- the chrA gene encoding chromate efflux transporter: MQQKESPNYFDLFRVFFWMGLTAFGGPAMMAHIRKHIVDNKKWLEANTFDSGLALCQIIPGAIVMQLVAYIGLKIKGVPGAIICFVGFGFPAFFIIFILLVLYKHSKNISGVEKVLSGLRVVIVAIVANAAYTFGKKNFHNWNDWVIAAIAAGLFLTKLHPALVLVSAALLGLIFTKKDSPPFQKLESVKTFRFFLWALASVVAGIGILFFVNKEYFTLATIMLRIDLFSFGGGLASMPIMYHELVDLFGWFNEKIFMDGVILGQVTPGSIIIAATFFGYMHFGVLGSLLATFAVFTPSFLVLVGIIPFFDKLSSYPQFNRVINGILCSFVGLLAIVTCRFAIGIHWSIFPIIFTLVAFVLLMRKVDVVWIILGGILVSLIM, from the coding sequence ATGCAGCAGAAGGAAAGTCCTAACTATTTTGATTTGTTCCGTGTTTTCTTTTGGATGGGGCTTACAGCCTTTGGTGGTCCTGCTATGATGGCCCATATCCGAAAACATATTGTTGATAATAAAAAGTGGTTGGAGGCAAACACATTTGATTCGGGTCTTGCACTTTGTCAAATTATTCCAGGGGCAATTGTAATGCAGCTGGTTGCCTATATTGGCTTGAAAATTAAAGGAGTTCCGGGTGCTATTATATGTTTTGTTGGGTTTGGGTTTCCTGCATTTTTTATCATATTTATTCTTTTAGTATTGTATAAGCATTCCAAAAATATTTCGGGTGTTGAAAAAGTTTTAAGTGGTTTAAGGGTGGTTATTGTTGCCATTGTTGCAAATGCCGCATATACCTTTGGAAAAAAGAATTTTCACAATTGGAACGATTGGGTAATTGCAGCCATTGCTGCTGGGCTATTCTTAACCAAATTGCACCCTGCGCTAGTATTGGTTTCTGCTGCGCTGTTAGGTCTTATTTTTACAAAAAAAGATTCCCCCCCATTTCAAAAACTTGAGAGTGTAAAAACCTTTCGATTCTTTCTTTGGGCATTAGCTTCAGTTGTTGCTGGTATAGGCATCCTATTCTTTGTAAATAAAGAATATTTTACACTGGCAACCATCATGTTACGAATCGATCTTTTTTCGTTTGGTGGAGGTTTAGCCTCAATGCCTATCATGTACCACGAGCTGGTTGATCTATTCGGTTGGTTTAACGAAAAAATATTCATGGATGGCGTTATTCTTGGGCAGGTAACCCCTGGATCGATCATTATTGCTGCTACATTTTTTGGGTATATGCACTTTGGGGTATTGGGAAGTTTACTTGCAACTTTTGCTGTATTTACCCCATCATTCCTTGTGCTTGTAGGCATCATTCCATTTTTCGATAAACTCAGCTCGTATCCTCAGTTCAATAGGGTTATAAATGGTATTTTATGCTCTTTCGTGGGTCTGCTAGCAATAGTTACCTGCCGTTTTGCCATCGGTATCCATTGGAGTATCTTCCCCATTATATTCACACTTGTTGCATTTGTTCTTCTGATGCGAAAAGTAGATGTTGTTTGGATAATTCTAGGAGGTATTTTAGTATCGTTGATAATGTGA
- a CDS encoding TonB-dependent receptor, with product MKNSNYFFYLIFLLFLYSSSVESQSINGIVVDASTLSPLPYANIVMKDIKGGYMSDANGKFEIKTLTPTTLYTSYIGYETSQTEITPIDSFVLIKLNSNAYSLQEVTVFSRTSNQVDTLSFMKFKNKQIELLSGFSKDLYRSLQMMPGVSNNNELSAKYNVRGGTFDENITFINGVNVTEPFHMRYEPLISVGIFPIDVVDKINFSCGGFSAQYGDALSSVLDVTYKRGNNKALAGIVNASLIDFGFLLDGPINSKCTYLFAVRKDYTNYVLRMANSDPNNNVSYYDIHAQLDYNITPKSSIRFNCIYSADNFRYKPKTTFAYYNDQFYDNANQLIKAESTQSYTKDLDMNYSNKLISLQSHNKLSDKISNECIVSYYQAYDNYKSKDLYFTTRDFEISKNYYYQSTSNTSNNKYLTTDILEVQDHIKYYLTAHNSLLLGIDYQNLHYNSNFSNVRTKISRWNFVNFPDTANQTNIFIDTLKGKPITYKIGGYIENRWQINKTIQLNIGFRLDYFNMNREFDINPRLSMGFNLPNNISIRAAWGIFSQMPIFNQFRFMSSTSANTKNQKAQHYIIGISKRFDKNVIIKIEPYFKYYQSVIPAQRLTNTDLIYSLADSSKGATGYAKGVDFEFQKNYNKVSIWLSYGYLVAKEKLKNGIEYPRYSDQRHTFSFSMNYYLNKKWEFNFKYFYGSGYAYTPQVLTSTPPYRWILQEKNSGNFPAYKRLDIRISRKIDLFKKPLLIYMDIMNVMNAKNIYSYDYKYDARENPWMKTLTLLPMIPSIGMSYQF from the coding sequence ATGAAAAATTCAAACTATTTCTTTTACTTAATATTTCTTCTCTTTTTGTATTCAAGTTCGGTGGAAAGCCAATCTATTAACGGAATTGTGGTTGATGCATCAACTTTATCGCCATTGCCATACGCTAATATAGTTATGAAAGATATCAAAGGCGGGTATATGTCGGATGCTAACGGGAAATTTGAAATAAAAACTTTAACACCAACAACATTATATACAAGTTATATCGGTTATGAAACAAGTCAAACGGAAATTACACCTATAGACTCCTTTGTTCTAATTAAATTAAATAGTAACGCTTATTCGTTGCAGGAAGTTACTGTATTTTCAAGAACTTCTAATCAGGTTGACACATTGAGTTTTATGAAATTCAAGAATAAGCAAATAGAATTGCTTTCAGGTTTTTCCAAAGACTTGTACAGATCGCTTCAAATGATGCCAGGTGTAAGTAACAATAATGAGTTAAGTGCTAAATATAATGTACGTGGTGGAACATTTGATGAAAATATTACATTTATTAATGGAGTTAATGTTACCGAACCTTTTCACATGAGATATGAACCATTAATAAGTGTTGGAATATTTCCCATTGATGTAGTAGATAAAATTAATTTTTCATGTGGAGGTTTTAGTGCCCAATATGGTGATGCTTTAAGCTCAGTTTTAGATGTTACTTATAAACGTGGAAATAATAAGGCGTTGGCAGGTATTGTTAATGCTAGTTTAATTGATTTTGGATTTTTGCTTGATGGACCTATAAACTCAAAATGCACATACCTTTTTGCGGTTCGGAAAGATTATACTAATTATGTTCTGAGAATGGCTAATAGTGATCCCAATAACAATGTTTCATACTATGATATACATGCCCAACTTGATTATAATATTACACCAAAAAGTAGTATAAGATTTAATTGCATTTACTCAGCTGATAATTTTAGATACAAGCCCAAAACTACTTTTGCATATTATAATGACCAATTTTATGATAACGCAAACCAGTTAATTAAAGCAGAATCTACCCAATCTTATACAAAGGATCTTGATATGAATTATTCAAACAAATTAATTTCACTTCAATCTCATAATAAGTTATCTGATAAAATTTCAAATGAATGTATAGTTTCATACTATCAAGCATACGATAATTATAAAAGTAAAGATCTATATTTTACAACAAGAGATTTTGAAATTAGCAAAAACTATTATTATCAATCTACTTCAAATACTTCAAATAATAAGTATTTAACTACTGATATTCTTGAGGTGCAAGATCATATTAAATATTATTTGACTGCACATAATTCATTATTGCTTGGAATAGATTATCAAAATTTACATTATAACTCTAATTTTAGTAATGTTCGAACTAAGATTTCAAGGTGGAATTTTGTCAATTTTCCGGATACAGCAAATCAAACTAATATTTTTATAGATACTTTAAAAGGCAAACCAATAACTTATAAAATTGGTGGATATATTGAAAATAGATGGCAGATTAATAAGACTATTCAATTGAATATTGGTTTTCGTTTGGATTATTTTAATATGAACAGGGAATTTGATATTAACCCGCGGTTAAGTATGGGCTTTAATTTACCTAATAATATTAGCATAAGAGCCGCTTGGGGTATATTTAGTCAAATGCCAATATTTAACCAGTTTAGATTTATGTCATCAACTTCAGCTAATACAAAAAATCAAAAGGCACAACATTATATAATAGGTATTAGTAAAAGATTTGACAAAAATGTTATAATCAAAATAGAACCGTATTTTAAATATTATCAATCCGTAATTCCTGCTCAGCGATTGACTAATACTGATTTGATATATTCTTTGGCGGACTCTTCAAAAGGAGCTACAGGTTATGCGAAAGGTGTCGATTTTGAATTTCAAAAAAATTACAATAAAGTATCAATATGGCTTAGTTATGGGTATCTAGTAGCGAAAGAAAAACTTAAAAACGGTATTGAATACCCTAGGTATTCAGATCAAAGGCATACTTTTTCGTTTAGTATGAACTATTATTTAAATAAGAAATGGGAATTTAATTTTAAATATTTTTACGGTAGTGGTTATGCCTATACACCTCAGGTGTTAACATCAACACCTCCATATAGATGGATTTTACAAGAAAAAAACTCAGGTAACTTTCCCGCTTATAAACGATTGGATATAAGAATTAGCAGAAAAATTGATTTATTTAAGAAACCTTTGTTGATTTACATGGATATTATGAATGTTATGAATGCTAAAAATATTTATTCGTATGATTACAAGTATGATGCACGAGAAAACCCTTGGATGAAAACTCTAACATTATTACCAATGATTCCATCAATTGGTATGTCATATCAGTTTTAG